A stretch of Planococcus citri chromosome 5, ihPlaCitr1.1, whole genome shotgun sequence DNA encodes these proteins:
- the Gpo1 gene encoding glycerol-3-phosphate dehydrogenase, mitochondrial isoform X2, with translation MASSSRMKKILITGFSIAAGAAATAHFVGGEKLNGIVFAASPVKAERPKRHLPPRDHQIKSLQTEAFDVLIIGGGATGAGCALDATTRGLKTALVEADDFASGTSSRSTKLIHGGVRYLQKAIMNLDYEQYKMVKEALHERSTMLAIAPHLTHPLPIMLPVYQWWLVPYYWIGIKAYDLVAGSKTVKSSYYLSKKSALELFPMLRDDKLCGAIVYYDGQQDDARMCLAIAMTATRYGATVANHVKVERLLKDENGKIYGVHVKEQITGKEWDVKAKCVINATGPFTDSIRQMDNPTTNKICCPSSGVHIVLPGYYSPEQMGLLDPSTSDGRVIFFLPWQKQTIAGTTDLPCDVTHHPKPTEDEIQFILHEVKNYLNPDVEVRRGDVLSAWSGIRPLVSDPNKEDTQSLARNHIVHVSDSNLITIAGGKWTTYRAMAAETIDAALQAVPSLQPKMEECQTDGLLIEGAHGWTPTMYIRLVQDFGLECEVAQHLATSYGDRAFAVAKLASLTGKRWPIIGKKVHPEFPYIDAEIRYGVREYALTAIDMIARRLRLAFLNVQAAQEALPGIIDIMAEELNWGKDEKQKQYKAASDFLANEMGQTVNRASKDKIPINLTKDEIQLYIKRFQIIDKDNKGYVSINDIRRGLKNFGEEVRGDELHDILREIDTNMNGQVELDEYLQMMSAIKSGHVTYSRFAKMAEMEEEKHEQDKLKKKITVERSGGGV, from the exons ggAATCGTATTCGCAGCTAGTCCAGTCAAAGCGGAGCGTCCTAAACGCCATTTACCTCCCAGAGATCATCAAATAAAATCCTTACAAACAGAAGCCTTCGACGTATTAATTATCGGAGGAGGTGCAACAGGAGCTGGTTGTGCTCTAGATGCTACGACTAGAG GATTAAAAACTGCTCTAGTCGAAGCCGATGATTTCGCTTCAGGAACCAGTAGTCGGAGCACAAAGCTAATCCACGGCGGTGTTCGATATTTACAAAAAGCAATTATGAATTTAGATTACGAACAGtataaaatggtgaaagaagCTTTACATGAAAGATCCACCATGTTGGCAATTGCCCCTCATTTGACTCACCCATTACCTATCATGTTACCCGTTTATCA GTGGTGGTTAGTTCCTTACTATTGGATTGGTATCAAAGCTTACGATCTAGTTGCTGgttcaaaaactgtaaaaagctcGTATTATTTATCGAAGAAAAGCGCTTTAGAATTGTTCCCCATGTTGAGAGATGATAAGCTATGCGGTGCTATTGTTTATTACGATG GACAACAAGACGACGCTCGTATGTGCTTAGCTATCGCAATGACAGCCACCAGATACGGTGCAACTGTTGCCAATCACGTCAAGGTGGAACGATTATTGAAAgacgaaaatggtaaaatttacgGTGTCCATGTGAAAGAGCAGATCACCGGAAAAGAATGGGATGTGAAAGCGAAATGCGTTATAAACGCTACTGGCCCATTCACAGATTCTATTCGTCAAATGGATAATCCCACCACGAATAAGATATGTTGTCCGAGCTCTGGAGTGCATATCGTATTACCTGGATATTACAG tccgGAACAAATGGGTTTGTTGGATCCATCGACCTCTGATGGCAGAGTTATTTTCTTTTTACCTTGGCAAAAGCAAACGATCGCCGGAACGACAGATTTACCTTGCGATGTGACCCATCATCCGAAACCGACCGAAGacgaaattcaattcattctacacgaggtgaaaaattatttgaatccAGATGTCGAAG ttCGTAGAGGTGACGTATTATCCGCCTGGAGTGGTATCCGGCCCCTGGTCTCGGACCCTAATAAAGAAGATACCCAGTCTTTAGCTCGTAATCACATCGTACACGTGAGTGATTCAAATCTGATCACTATCGCTGGCGGTAAATGGACCACTTACCGAGCTATGGCTGCTGAAACTATCGACGCAGCTTTACAAG CTGTTCCTTCTCTGCAACCGAAAATGGAAGAATGTCAAACGGACGGATTACTTATCGAAGGCGCTCACGGATGGACTCCAACTATGTACATTCGTCTAGTACAAGATTTCGGTTTGGAATGCGAAGTAGCCCAACATTTAGCTACGTCTTATGGCGATCGTGCTTTCGCAGTAGCCAAACTCGCTTCGTTGACTGGTAAAAGATGgccaattattggtaaaaaagttCACCCCGAGTTTCCGTACATTGATGCTGAG attcGTTACGGAGTTCGTGAATATGCCCTTACAGCCATCGATATGATCGCTAGACGTTTAAGATTAGCTTTTTTGAATGTACAAGCTGCCCAAGAAGCGTTACCCGGTATTATTGATATAATGGCAGAAGAATTGAATTGGGGGAAAGATGAAAAACAG AAACAATACAAAGCCGCTAGTGATTTCTTAGCTAATGAAATGGGTCAAACTGTGAATCGTGCTTCCAAAGACAAAATTCCTATCAATTTAACCAAGGATGAAATTCAATTATATATTAAACGTTTCCAAATTATTGACAAAGATAACAAAGGATACGTTTCGATAAATGATATTCGTCGTGGACTCAAG AACTTTGGCGAAGAAGTACGCGGTGATGAATTGCACGACATTTTACGAGAAATAGATACAAATATGAATGGTCAAGTTGAACTGGATGAATATTTACAG ATGATGTCGGCGATTAAATCTGGACACGTTACTTACTCGCGATTtgcaaaaatggctgaaatggaagaagaaaaacacGAGCAAGATAAACTCAAAAAGAAAATCACAGTGGAACGAAGCGGTGGTGGAGTTTAA
- the Gpo1 gene encoding glycerol-3-phosphate dehydrogenase, mitochondrial isoform X3 has product MASSSRMKKILITGFSIAAGAAATAHFVGGEKLNGIVFAASPVKAERPKRHLPPRDHQIKSLQTEAFDVLIIGGGATGAGCALDATTRGLKTALVEADDFASGTSSRSTKLIHGGVRYLQKAIMNLDYEQYKMVKEALHERSTMLAIAPHLTHPLPIMLPVYQWWLVPYYWIGIKAYDLVAGSKTVKSSYYLSKKSALELFPMLRDDKLCGAIVYYDGQQDDARMCLAIAMTATRYGATVANHVKVERLLKDENGKIYGVHVKEQITGKEWDVKAKCVINATGPFTDSIRQMDNPTTNKICCPSSGVHIVLPGYYSPEQMGLLDPSTSDGRVIFFLPWQKQTIAGTTDLPCDVTHHPKPTEDEIQFILHEVKNYLNPDVEVRRGDVLSAWSGIRPLVSDPNKEDTQSLARNHIVHVSDSNLITIAGGKWTTYRAMAAETIDAALQAVPSLQPKMEECQTDGLLIEGAHGWTPTMYIRLVQDFGLECEVAQHLATSYGDRAFAVAKLASLTGKRWPIIGKKVHPEFPYIDAEIRYGVREYALTAIDMIARRLRLAFLNVQAAQEALPGIIDIMAEELNWGKDEKQKQYKAASDFLANEMGQTVNRASKDKIPINLTKDEIQLYIKRFQIIDKDNKGYVSINDIRRGLKELKLQLNEDTLKMFFDEVNHVYFGSLTLPDFLQMMSAIKSGHVTYSRFAKMAEMEEEKHEQDKLKKKITVERSGGGV; this is encoded by the exons ggAATCGTATTCGCAGCTAGTCCAGTCAAAGCGGAGCGTCCTAAACGCCATTTACCTCCCAGAGATCATCAAATAAAATCCTTACAAACAGAAGCCTTCGACGTATTAATTATCGGAGGAGGTGCAACAGGAGCTGGTTGTGCTCTAGATGCTACGACTAGAG GATTAAAAACTGCTCTAGTCGAAGCCGATGATTTCGCTTCAGGAACCAGTAGTCGGAGCACAAAGCTAATCCACGGCGGTGTTCGATATTTACAAAAAGCAATTATGAATTTAGATTACGAACAGtataaaatggtgaaagaagCTTTACATGAAAGATCCACCATGTTGGCAATTGCCCCTCATTTGACTCACCCATTACCTATCATGTTACCCGTTTATCA GTGGTGGTTAGTTCCTTACTATTGGATTGGTATCAAAGCTTACGATCTAGTTGCTGgttcaaaaactgtaaaaagctcGTATTATTTATCGAAGAAAAGCGCTTTAGAATTGTTCCCCATGTTGAGAGATGATAAGCTATGCGGTGCTATTGTTTATTACGATG GACAACAAGACGACGCTCGTATGTGCTTAGCTATCGCAATGACAGCCACCAGATACGGTGCAACTGTTGCCAATCACGTCAAGGTGGAACGATTATTGAAAgacgaaaatggtaaaatttacgGTGTCCATGTGAAAGAGCAGATCACCGGAAAAGAATGGGATGTGAAAGCGAAATGCGTTATAAACGCTACTGGCCCATTCACAGATTCTATTCGTCAAATGGATAATCCCACCACGAATAAGATATGTTGTCCGAGCTCTGGAGTGCATATCGTATTACCTGGATATTACAG tccgGAACAAATGGGTTTGTTGGATCCATCGACCTCTGATGGCAGAGTTATTTTCTTTTTACCTTGGCAAAAGCAAACGATCGCCGGAACGACAGATTTACCTTGCGATGTGACCCATCATCCGAAACCGACCGAAGacgaaattcaattcattctacacgaggtgaaaaattatttgaatccAGATGTCGAAG ttCGTAGAGGTGACGTATTATCCGCCTGGAGTGGTATCCGGCCCCTGGTCTCGGACCCTAATAAAGAAGATACCCAGTCTTTAGCTCGTAATCACATCGTACACGTGAGTGATTCAAATCTGATCACTATCGCTGGCGGTAAATGGACCACTTACCGAGCTATGGCTGCTGAAACTATCGACGCAGCTTTACAAG CTGTTCCTTCTCTGCAACCGAAAATGGAAGAATGTCAAACGGACGGATTACTTATCGAAGGCGCTCACGGATGGACTCCAACTATGTACATTCGTCTAGTACAAGATTTCGGTTTGGAATGCGAAGTAGCCCAACATTTAGCTACGTCTTATGGCGATCGTGCTTTCGCAGTAGCCAAACTCGCTTCGTTGACTGGTAAAAGATGgccaattattggtaaaaaagttCACCCCGAGTTTCCGTACATTGATGCTGAG attcGTTACGGAGTTCGTGAATATGCCCTTACAGCCATCGATATGATCGCTAGACGTTTAAGATTAGCTTTTTTGAATGTACAAGCTGCCCAAGAAGCGTTACCCGGTATTATTGATATAATGGCAGAAGAATTGAATTGGGGGAAAGATGAAAAACAG AAACAATACAAAGCCGCTAGTGATTTCTTAGCTAATGAAATGGGTCAAACTGTGAATCGTGCTTCCAAAGACAAAATTCCTATCAATTTAACCAAGGATGAAATTCAATTATATATTAAACGTTTCCAAATTATTGACAAAGATAACAAAGGATACGTTTCGATAAATGATATTCGTCGTGGACTCAAG GAGTTGAAACTGCAGCTCAACGAAGACAcgttaaaaatgttttttgacgaAGTAAACCACGTGTATTTTGGATCTTTGACATTACCCGATTTTCTTCAG ATGATGTCGGCGATTAAATCTGGACACGTTACTTACTCGCGATTtgcaaaaatggctgaaatggaagaagaaaaacacGAGCAAGATAAACTCAAAAAGAAAATCACAGTGGAACGAAGCGGTGGTGGAGTTTAA
- the Gpo1 gene encoding glycerol-3-phosphate dehydrogenase, mitochondrial isoform X1, with amino-acid sequence MASSSRMKKILITGFSIAAGAAATAHFVGGEKLNGIVFAASPVKAERPKRHLPPRDHQIKSLQTEAFDVLIIGGGATGAGCALDATTRGLKTALVEADDFASGTSSRSTKLIHGGVRYLQKAIMNLDYEQYKMVKEALHERSTMLAIAPHLTHPLPIMLPVYQWWLVPYYWIGIKAYDLVAGSKTVKSSYYLSKKSALELFPMLRDDKLCGAIVYYDGQQDDARMCLAIAMTATRYGATVANHVKVERLLKDENGKIYGVHVKEQITGKEWDVKAKCVINATGPFTDSIRQMDNPTTNKICCPSSGVHIVLPGYYSPEQMGLLDPSTSDGRVIFFLPWQKQTIAGTTDLPCDVTHHPKPTEDEIQFILHEVKNYLNPDVEVRRGDVLSAWSGIRPLVSDPNKEDTQSLARNHIVHVSDSNLITIAGGKWTTYRAMAAETIDAALQAVPSLQPKMEECQTDGLLIEGAHGWTPTMYIRLVQDFGLECEVAQHLATSYGDRAFAVAKLASLTGKRWPIIGKKVHPEFPYIDAEIRYGVREYALTAIDMIARRLRLAFLNVQAAQEALPGIIDIMAEELNWGKDEKQKQYKAASDFLANEMGQTVNRASKDKIPINLTKDEIQLYIKRFQIIDKDNKGYVSINDIRRGLKELKLQLNEDTLKMFFDEVNHVYFGSLTLPDFLQNFGEEVRGDELHDILREIDTNMNGQVELDEYLQMMSAIKSGHVTYSRFAKMAEMEEEKHEQDKLKKKITVERSGGGV; translated from the exons ggAATCGTATTCGCAGCTAGTCCAGTCAAAGCGGAGCGTCCTAAACGCCATTTACCTCCCAGAGATCATCAAATAAAATCCTTACAAACAGAAGCCTTCGACGTATTAATTATCGGAGGAGGTGCAACAGGAGCTGGTTGTGCTCTAGATGCTACGACTAGAG GATTAAAAACTGCTCTAGTCGAAGCCGATGATTTCGCTTCAGGAACCAGTAGTCGGAGCACAAAGCTAATCCACGGCGGTGTTCGATATTTACAAAAAGCAATTATGAATTTAGATTACGAACAGtataaaatggtgaaagaagCTTTACATGAAAGATCCACCATGTTGGCAATTGCCCCTCATTTGACTCACCCATTACCTATCATGTTACCCGTTTATCA GTGGTGGTTAGTTCCTTACTATTGGATTGGTATCAAAGCTTACGATCTAGTTGCTGgttcaaaaactgtaaaaagctcGTATTATTTATCGAAGAAAAGCGCTTTAGAATTGTTCCCCATGTTGAGAGATGATAAGCTATGCGGTGCTATTGTTTATTACGATG GACAACAAGACGACGCTCGTATGTGCTTAGCTATCGCAATGACAGCCACCAGATACGGTGCAACTGTTGCCAATCACGTCAAGGTGGAACGATTATTGAAAgacgaaaatggtaaaatttacgGTGTCCATGTGAAAGAGCAGATCACCGGAAAAGAATGGGATGTGAAAGCGAAATGCGTTATAAACGCTACTGGCCCATTCACAGATTCTATTCGTCAAATGGATAATCCCACCACGAATAAGATATGTTGTCCGAGCTCTGGAGTGCATATCGTATTACCTGGATATTACAG tccgGAACAAATGGGTTTGTTGGATCCATCGACCTCTGATGGCAGAGTTATTTTCTTTTTACCTTGGCAAAAGCAAACGATCGCCGGAACGACAGATTTACCTTGCGATGTGACCCATCATCCGAAACCGACCGAAGacgaaattcaattcattctacacgaggtgaaaaattatttgaatccAGATGTCGAAG ttCGTAGAGGTGACGTATTATCCGCCTGGAGTGGTATCCGGCCCCTGGTCTCGGACCCTAATAAAGAAGATACCCAGTCTTTAGCTCGTAATCACATCGTACACGTGAGTGATTCAAATCTGATCACTATCGCTGGCGGTAAATGGACCACTTACCGAGCTATGGCTGCTGAAACTATCGACGCAGCTTTACAAG CTGTTCCTTCTCTGCAACCGAAAATGGAAGAATGTCAAACGGACGGATTACTTATCGAAGGCGCTCACGGATGGACTCCAACTATGTACATTCGTCTAGTACAAGATTTCGGTTTGGAATGCGAAGTAGCCCAACATTTAGCTACGTCTTATGGCGATCGTGCTTTCGCAGTAGCCAAACTCGCTTCGTTGACTGGTAAAAGATGgccaattattggtaaaaaagttCACCCCGAGTTTCCGTACATTGATGCTGAG attcGTTACGGAGTTCGTGAATATGCCCTTACAGCCATCGATATGATCGCTAGACGTTTAAGATTAGCTTTTTTGAATGTACAAGCTGCCCAAGAAGCGTTACCCGGTATTATTGATATAATGGCAGAAGAATTGAATTGGGGGAAAGATGAAAAACAG AAACAATACAAAGCCGCTAGTGATTTCTTAGCTAATGAAATGGGTCAAACTGTGAATCGTGCTTCCAAAGACAAAATTCCTATCAATTTAACCAAGGATGAAATTCAATTATATATTAAACGTTTCCAAATTATTGACAAAGATAACAAAGGATACGTTTCGATAAATGATATTCGTCGTGGACTCAAG GAGTTGAAACTGCAGCTCAACGAAGACAcgttaaaaatgttttttgacgaAGTAAACCACGTGTATTTTGGATCTTTGACATTACCCGATTTTCTTCAG AACTTTGGCGAAGAAGTACGCGGTGATGAATTGCACGACATTTTACGAGAAATAGATACAAATATGAATGGTCAAGTTGAACTGGATGAATATTTACAG ATGATGTCGGCGATTAAATCTGGACACGTTACTTACTCGCGATTtgcaaaaatggctgaaatggaagaagaaaaacacGAGCAAGATAAACTCAAAAAGAAAATCACAGTGGAACGAAGCGGTGGTGGAGTTTAA